A part of Tigriopus californicus strain San Diego chromosome 10, Tcal_SD_v2.1, whole genome shotgun sequence genomic DNA contains:
- the LOC131889149 gene encoding DNA-binding protein RFXANK-like isoform X2 has product MDATSGEVLSFLGSSSPGHFQNTPVTIAPPAGGQTTTIHLQDLTVSEYTVPHIKEEIVQSDLDEASKRAGTSLEARMMIKSEKERAAFWPERPMKSDASLTTAGVKANTVLTNLQRGNIPTMQTFVVEPVVQTLHQRAGQGELRAKELNPNMIDDRDHRRRTPLMWSSYYGQTPTVNLLLRHGADVHCRGDEDETALHLACSAGHNDVVRILLNHGAEADVLDENSCSALMFAAMQNHALCVNELLNHGADVTLRNINGDSALALAMQNKSLQARAVIEQYVVGTIKDMIQDRTK; this is encoded by the coding sequence atGGATGCCACCTCAGGTGAGGTGCTCTCGTTCTTAGGCTCGTCGTCGCCGGGCCATTTCCAGAACACGCCCGTCACGATCGCACCCCCAGCTGGCGGACAGACCACCACCATTCATCTGCAGGATTTGACCGTATCCGAGTACACCGTGCCTCATATCAAGGAGGAGATTGTGCAATCGGATTTGGATGAGGCCAGCAAACGTGCTGGTACGAGTTTGGAGGCTCGAATGATGATCAAATCGGAGAAGGAGCGGGCTGCTTTCTGGCCGGAAAGGCCTATGAAATCCGATGCCAGCCTCACTACGGCGGGTGTCAAGGCCAACACTGTGCTCACCAATCTTCAAAGGGGCAATATCCCGACCATGCAAACGTTCGTGGTTGAGCCCGTGGTTCAGACTCTTCATCAGCGAGCCGGCCAAGGGGAGTTACGGGCTAAAGAGCTAAATCCGAACATGATTGACGACCGGGACCATCGTCGGCGAACCCCTCTCATGTGGTCGTCGTATTATGGGCAAACGCCCACGGTCAACCTACTCCTTCGCCATGGGGCGGATGTTCATTGTCGAGGTGACGAGGATGAGACGGCACTCCATTTGGCTTGTTCAGCCGGGCACAATGACGTAGTTCGGATTCTTTTGAATCACGGGGCTGAAGCCGACGTTTTGGATGAGAACAGTTGTTCGGCACTGATGTTCGCTGCCATGCAAAATCATGCTCTGTGTGTGAATGAGTTACTTAATCACGGTGCGGATGTCACTCTACGAAACATCAACGGTGATTCGGCCTTGGCCCTGGCCATGCAAAATAAGTCTTTGCAAGCACGGGCTGTCATTGAACAATATGTCGTAGGAACCATAAAGGATATGATACAAGATCGTACCAAATGA
- the LOC131889146 gene encoding DNA polymerase iota-like translates to MSDDETDWGASLSELSAVGHAPLIPPPPSGLPRVIIHIDLDCFYAQVEMVRQPALRSQPMGVRQKQMVITTNYTARARGIPKSGSVQALTQAYPELILVNGEDLYEYRRFSQRIFEVVSSMTFAHAVERLGMDENFIDVTPWVHAHLSAPAEIDPSPVQGHVFQAASWDKSDPVHRCLALGSVLAQRIRTRIREELGLTSAAGIAVNKTLAKLVGGCHKPDDQTLLLPDQTLALLQTLPSPRSIPGIGSATHASLLELGIDTLADLQAAQVSNLAEMFDRETAERLIQLSQGIDPSPVKTSGRPQSIGLEDRFKVITTRDESKTKLKWLWGRLAQLIYEDGRIPRVIRVTARDQIKERAQGRRWLKESRQTQIAGHILTGLKTNPDLPQREESQVVDICLSLLDKMVNHSAPYQLTLLGIGVSDFPPETANTIQNYFVAGAKETRNEKRQPKRSHAAMTPPNEEAMCQPTPDIDEAIRPCSKKVKPAPLAIPVCDVSDIPHDWDPEVWANLPMDIRTELLASQPIQSRTNVKPLNKKTKSIASYFQKKS, encoded by the coding sequence ATGTCGGATGACGAGACGGATTGGGGGGCGTCTCTGAGCGAGCTGTCAGCCGTGGGCCACGCCCCTCTCATTCCCCCTCCCCCGTCCGGTCTCCCGCGGGTCATCATTCACATTGACTTGGATTGCTTCTATGCCCAAGTGGAAATGGTGCGCCAGCCCGCCTTGCGCTCCCAACCCATGGGCGTGCGACAGAAGCAAATGGTCATTACCACCAATTACACGGCACGGGCACGAGGCATCCCCAAAAGCGGTTCGGTCCAAGCCCTGACCCAGGCCTACCCGGAATTGATCTTAGTCAATGGGGAAGATCTCTACGAGTATCGACGATTCTCCCAAAGGATCTTCGAGGTCGTGTCATCGATGACCTTTGCTCATGCCGTTGAGCGGCTCGGCATGGATGAGAATTTTATCGACGTTACGCCTTGGGTTCACGCCCACCTGTCAGCTCCCGCCGAAATCGACCCGAGCCCAGTCCAAGGACACGTGTTCCAAGCGGCCTCTTGGGATAAATCCGACCCGGTTCATCGATGTTTGGCCTTGGGATCCGTGTTGGCCCAACGAATTCGTACCCGAATCCGGGAAGAGTTGGGATTGACTTCGGCCGCCGGGATCGCCGTGAATAAGACCCTAGCTAAACTAGTGGGGGGCTGTCATAAACCCGATGATCAGACCCTTTTGCTGCCCGACCAAACCTTGGCTTTACTCCAAACCTTACCGAGTCCACGATCGATCCCGGGCATTGGGAGTGCCACCCACGCTAGCTTATTAGAACTGGGTATCGACACCCTAGCCGATTTGCAAGCGGCTCAGGTATCTAACCTGGCCGAGATGTTTGATCGTGAAACGGCTGAGCGGCTAATTCAATTGAGTCAAGGGATCGATCCCAGCCCCGTTAAGACGTCAGGCAGGCCCCAAAGTATCGGTTTGGAAGATCGATTCAAAGTGATCACCACCCGTGATGAGTCCAAGACCAAACTCAAGTGGTTATGGGGTCGATTGGCTCAACTCATTTATGAAGACGGGCGAATCCCACGCGTGATCCGAGTGACGGCCCGAGACCAGATCAAGGAACGAGCCCAAGGTCGACGATGGCTCAAGGAATCGCGTCAAACGCAAATAGCAGGTCATATTCTGACCGGCTTAAAAACCAATCCAGATCTGCCGCAACGAGAGGAGTCTCAAGTGGTCGATATATGCCTCTCTCTCCTGGATAAGATGGTGAACCACTCGGCTCCCTATCAACTCACGCTCCTGGGCATTGGCGTCAGTGATTTTCCACCCGAGACCGCCAATACCATTCAAAATTACTTCGTGGCCGGAGcgaaagaaacaagaaacgaAAAACGTCAGCCTAAACGATCTCACGCAGCCATGACCCCGCCCAACGAGGAAGCCATGTGCCAACCTACGCCAGATATTGACGAGGCAATCCGTCCATGTTCCAAAAAAGTCAAACCTGCCCCTCTGGCCATCCCGGTGTGCGATGTCTCGGATATTCCCCATGATTGGGATCCAGAGGTATGGGCCAACCTTCCCATGGATATTCGGACTGAGTTGTTGGCCAGCCAACCCATTCAATCCCGGACTAATGTGAAACCGCTTAATAAGAAGACCAAATCCATCGCTTCAtactttcaaaagaaaagctAA
- the LOC131889149 gene encoding DNA-binding protein RFXANK-like isoform X1, whose amino-acid sequence MWVWVSLLAVSMSHCRTRLAYPLGHEAPAIEVQVPNLTSVTTLSPGSTTEITTITMDATSGEVLSFLGSSSPGHFQNTPVTIAPPAGGQTTTIHLQDLTVSEYTVPHIKEEIVQSDLDEASKRAGTSLEARMMIKSEKERAAFWPERPMKSDASLTTAGVKANTVLTNLQRGNIPTMQTFVVEPVVQTLHQRAGQGELRAKELNPNMIDDRDHRRRTPLMWSSYYGQTPTVNLLLRHGADVHCRGDEDETALHLACSAGHNDVVRILLNHGAEADVLDENSCSALMFAAMQNHALCVNELLNHGADVTLRNINGDSALALAMQNKSLQARAVIEQYVVGTIKDMIQDRTK is encoded by the exons ATGTGGGTGTGGGTATCTCTCCTCGCTGTCTCCATGTCTCATTGTCGTACTCGTCTGGCCTATCCATTAGGTCACGAAGCT CCCGCCATTGAAGTACAAGTTCCCAACTTAACGTCAGTCACCACTCTCTCTCCGGGTTCCACCACCGAGatcaccaccatcacaatGGATGCCACCTCAGGTGAGGTGCTCTCGTTCTTAGGCTCGTCGTCGCCGGGCCATTTCCAGAACACGCCCGTCACGATCGCACCCCCAGCTGGCGGACAGACCACCACCATTCATCTGCAGGATTTGACCGTATCCGAGTACACCGTGCCTCATATCAAGGAGGAGATTGTGCAATCGGATTTGGATGAGGCCAGCAAACGTGCTGGTACGAGTTTGGAGGCTCGAATGATGATCAAATCGGAGAAGGAGCGGGCTGCTTTCTGGCCGGAAAGGCCTATGAAATCCGATGCCAGCCTCACTACGGCGGGTGTCAAGGCCAACACTGTGCTCACCAATCTTCAAAGGGGCAATATCCCGACCATGCAAACGTTCGTGGTTGAGCCCGTGGTTCAGACTCTTCATCAGCGAGCCGGCCAAGGGGAGTTACGGGCTAAAGAGCTAAATCCGAACATGATTGACGACCGGGACCATCGTCGGCGAACCCCTCTCATGTGGTCGTCGTATTATGGGCAAACGCCCACGGTCAACCTACTCCTTCGCCATGGGGCGGATGTTCATTGTCGAGGTGACGAGGATGAGACGGCACTCCATTTGGCTTGTTCAGCCGGGCACAATGACGTAGTTCGGATTCTTTTGAATCACGGGGCTGAAGCCGACGTTTTGGATGAGAACAGTTGTTCGGCACTGATGTTCGCTGCCATGCAAAATCATGCTCTGTGTGTGAATGAGTTACTTAATCACGGTGCGGATGTCACTCTACGAAACATCAACGGTGATTCGGCCTTGGCCCTGGCCATGCAAAATAAGTCTTTGCAAGCACGGGCTGTCATTGAACAATATGTCGTAGGAACCATAAAGGATATGATACAAGATCGTACCAAATGA
- the LOC131889148 gene encoding syntaxin-3-like: MVRNRLDELHSQSKHAPVTEEEEMAPLYKEEKKRAKEKGGAGNGSGGLGDAFESFAQFLARFEDVVKKIDTIQAHADEIRIIQKSLLMATHKDETKEARMNDLIHENKMLAQAVRNTIKKDQDILENKSPKKMTQPQQQEYRIKKTQVNTQSKRFYDIWTAYNNQQVEFRDKSKQLLVKRCKITNKNLTEDQIETMLDEGNTAVFAKSILDQENLARQQLSDLHDRHDELIKLERSIKEVHDMFLEIAHLVAEQGEMIDSIERNIMDAGMSAEAGRGHLQKAENYQISARKKKVCLFSVLSVLLLIVFIVILIEFGAFSGGSDSETVRTIIEERVVYVTASTTTSTSTTTLTSSSTTDSTASTTNTPQSTPSTTAVP; this comes from the coding sequence ATGGTTCGTAATCGTCTCGACGAGCTCCACTCGCAATCCAAGCATGCGCCGGTCAcggaagaggaggaaatggCTCCCCTCTacaaggaggagaagaagcgGGCCAAAGAGAAGGGCGGAGCGGGAAACGGCAGCGGTGGTTTGGGGGATGCGTTCGAGAGCTTTGCTCAATTTCTGGCGCGATTCGAGGACGTGGTCAAGAAGATCGACACCATCCAGGCCCATGCTGACGAGATCCGCATCATACAGAAGAGCTTGCTCATGGCCACCCATAAAGATGAGACAAAGGAAGCCCGCATGAATGATCTCATCCATGAGAACAAGATGTTGGCCCAAGCGGTACGGAACACCATCAAAAAGGACCAGGACATCCTGGAGAACAAGTCGCCCAAGAAAATGACTCAACCTCAACAGCAGGAGTATCGCATCAAGAAGACCCAGGTTAATACGCAATCCAAACGCTTTTACGATATCTGGACGGCGTATAATAATCAGCAGGTCGAGTTTCGTGACAAATCCAAGCAACTTCTGGTCAAGCGATGCAAGATTACCAACAAGAATCTCACGGAGGATCAAATCGAGACCATGCTGGATGAGGGCAACACGGCCGTATTCGCCAAAAGTATCCTAGACCAGGAGAATTTGGCTCGACAGCAACTCTCAGATTTGCACGATCGCCATGATGAGCTCATCAAATTGGAGCGCTCCATCAAAGAGGTGCACGACATGTTTCTCGAGATCGCACATCTAGTGGCCGAGCAAGGTGAAATGATCGACAGCATCGAGCGGAATATCATGGACGCGGGTATGAGTGCCGAGGCTGGACGAGGGCACCTGCAAAAAGCCGAAAACTACCAAATCTCGGCGCGCAAGAAGAAAGTCTGTCTATTCAGTGTACTGAGCGTGCTCTTGCTCATTGTCTTCATCGTGATCTTGATAGAATTTGGTGCTTTCAGCGGAGGCAGTGATTCCGAAACTGTCCGGACAATAATTGAAGAGAGAGTGGTTTACGTGACGGCAAGTACGACCACCTCCACGAGTACCACCACGCTAACATCATCATCCACCACCGACAGTACTGCTTCTACCACCAACACTCCTCAGTCTACTCCATCTACCACGGCCGTCCCTTAG